Part of the Verrucomicrobiota bacterium JB022 genome is shown below.
TGACGCCCGACTGGGACATCGCCGAGCAAGAGCGTATCGGCGCTTGGGTGAAGGAACTGGAGCACCCGCTGGCCCTGATGGCGTGCAACGACCTCCGTGCGCTGCAGGTGATCGCGGCGGTGCACCAGGTCGGCCTCAGCATCCCCGACGAAGTGGCCGTGCTCGGCTCCAATAACGAGAGCGTGCGCGCCAACCTCTCCCACCCTCCCCTCTCCAGCGTGCCGATCAACGCCGCCGACTGGGGCTACCGGGCAGCCCAGGCCCTGCATGGCCTGTTCGACGGCAAGCCGGTCGCGGCAGAGACTTTCATTGACCCGGGGGCGGTCGTCGTGCGCCGCTCGACCGACATCCTCGCAGTGGAAGACCCTGCGATCGTCGAAGCGTTGCGCATCATCCAGAGCGAGGCCACCGGCCCCCTGCGCGTCGAAGACCTGGCCCGCCGCGTCAACCTGAGCCGTAGCCTGCTGGAGCGCCGCTTCCGCAAATTCCTCCGCCGCAGCCCGCAGGAGGAGATCCGCAACGTGAAGATCAACAAGGCCAAGCAGCTCTTGCTCGATACCGACATGACGCTGGCCGAGATCGCCGAAGCCATCGGCTTCGAGCACCCCGAATACCTCAGCGTGATGTTCAAGCGGCTGACCAGCGAAAGCCCGCGCGACTTCCGCCAGCGTTACCGCCCGAAGGTGACGTAGGGCCTAGTCGACGCGGTTGACGCGTTCGCCGGCGCGGAAGGCCTCGATGTTGCGCACCACTTGCTCGTAAAGGCGTTGACGGGCTTCGCGCGTCGCCCAGGCGATGTGGGGCGTCACGGTGCAATTGGGCAGGCCGATCAAGGGATTGTCGGCGGCAGGCGGCTCCTGCGTCAGCACGTCGAGGCCCGCCCAGGCCAGCTTGCCTGCCTTGAGCGCCTCCGCCAGCGCCGGCTCGTCGATCAGCGGCCCGCGCCCGTGGTTGATCAGCACCGCGCTGGGCTTCATCTTCGCCAACGTGTCGGCGTTGATCAGCTTTTCGGTCTGCGGGGTCAGCGGGCAGCAAAGCACTACCACGTCGCTCGTCGCCAACAGCTCGTCCTGCGAGACCAGCTTGCTCACGCCCTCGGGCAACTCTTCCGGCTCGGTGCGGGTCTGCGCGACCA
Proteins encoded:
- a CDS encoding DNA-binding transcriptional regulator, which encodes MLTDSTKNVALILQTRMEENIGILNGIAAYERENADWNFFLDDQSMSVSNHAWLFRREWDGVICRHRSSSLLEECVRRGIPCVDLDDSPILLPGVPKLRPDNLAVGHVAAEHFIERGFKRFAFCGFGNETWSCERRRGFMEAVQAVGCECSVLETIYTQQLTPDWDIAEQERIGAWVKELEHPLALMACNDLRALQVIAAVHQVGLSIPDEVAVLGSNNESVRANLSHPPLSSVPINAADWGYRAAQALHGLFDGKPVAAETFIDPGAVVVRRSTDILAVEDPAIVEALRIIQSEATGPLRVEDLARRVNLSRSLLERRFRKFLRRSPQEEIRNVKINKAKQLLLDTDMTLAEIAEAIGFEHPEYLSVMFKRLTSESPRDFRQRYRPKVT